In one Rhopalosiphum padi isolate XX-2018 chromosome 3, ASM2088224v1, whole genome shotgun sequence genomic region, the following are encoded:
- the LOC132923882 gene encoding uncharacterized protein LOC132923882 — protein sequence MIHVTCTAHGLHRVAEQVRSQYESVDQLISNIKKIFRKAPSRILLFKTEAPDLPLPPEPVITRWGTWINAAIYYCEHFEIIFNIVNKLDSEDALSIKNAKKYLATPHVKNDLVYIKSNFSSLTTSITKLQTEGVSLADSIEIIDNVSVAMKCLTGTTGKNICTKMENVLKKNVGLAMLKKIKNILNGELIDMKDLPEDLDINDLTYFKYAPITSVNVERSFSAYKTLLTNNRRSFKVENIKKHLIIQCNASKYIIRIIK from the coding sequence ATGATACACGTTACATGTACTGCTCACGGGCTACACAGGGTGGCTGAACAAGTACGAAGCCAATATGAATCTGTTGATCAGCTGAtttcaaatatcaaaaaaatatttagaaaagctCCATCTCGCATACttctttttaaaactgaggcaccAGATTTACCTTTACCTCCAGAGCCAGTAATAACACGATGGGGCACCTGGATAAATGCAGCCATATATTACTGTGAACACTTTgagataattttcaatattgtaaataaattagattCAGAGGATGCTTTGagtataaaaaatgcaaaaaaatactTGGCAACACCTCacgttaaaaatgatttagtctacataaaatcaaattttagttcTCTTACTACATCAATTACAAAATTGCAAACTGAAGGTGTTTCTTTAGCTGATTCAATTGAAATTATTGACAATGTAAGTGTTGCAATGAAATGTCTTACTGGGACAACTGGGAAAAATATCTGTACAAAGATGGAAAATGTATTGAAGAAAAATGTTGGTCTTGCTAtgctaaagaaaattaaaaacattcttaATGGTGAATTAATTGACATGAAAGACTTACCAGAAGACTTAGATATTAATGATctgacatattttaaatatgctccCATCACATCGGTAAACGTAGAAAGATCATTTTCCGCCTATAAAACTTTACTTACAAATAATAGAAGGTCTTTCAAAGTCGagaacataaaaaaacatttgataatCCAGTGTAATGCAAGTAAGTACataattagaattataaaatga